Genomic window (Kwoniella botswanensis chromosome 1, complete sequence):
ACAGTCCAATATGCGATTCGTACGTTCGACCGATGACGATCGTAAGGATATGTGATGAATGTTCATGTGAGTGCCTATCACCCATCcccatcactcatcactcatcaagTCTATCTATCTTGGTCATGCTGTAGTGTAGTAGCTGATTGCTTTGCCATTGTGTTACGATAGTCGGTACGGCAGCTGGTAAATGTATTATATGTTCCTCACCAGGTGAGTAGACTTGTCCAAGATCCTCATTTCGAATTGGATTGGAACTGGAACTGACAATCTTTGATCACTCTCCTTGTAGCTATATCAGACGCATATTACTGTACGGAATGTACGAGGTTGGAGAAAGATCGAGATGGTTGTCCGAGAATTATTAATGTGGGtatttctttccttctttctatTGAAACTCAAATCGAATTCAAATCAGTTCATCTATCcatcataccttctttccctctcctcaTTTTTATACTAACTGGATTGATGCTGACGGTTGTTTGAATTTTCTATAGATGGGAGCAAGTAGGGTTGATGCATTCTACGAGAGAAAGAAATTGGGGTGATTAATATCCTCTCGTTTATCATCAATTACTGTtcgtatatatactgactACATGGACTCGGTGGTCAATACAGGTTGGAAaaaggtggtggattcaAGAAAGGATAACAGCCCGATGGGCTGTGTGCTTGATCCTACCCGCATTCCTCGACACTCTCCCCTCATTCACCAAGACTGATATTCATCTCAAACCCGATTTTCGTCACCAATTCGATGAGAACATTTTTAACCCTCACCAAGTCAGTATCGTCATGGAAAAACAAAATAAAATGACTAGACGGACTGTGCGGTATACAGTTTGTGACTGTTCTCATGAATTCAGTTATATTATTATATAAGATGCAAAATGTAAACATGTAAACGTGCAAATAGTGCGATCAAGGGCGATTGAGGAACTTATCTGGGTGAAAGGACATACTGTGTATatggtgattgattgagATGAGTTCCATGATGGGTATGAAGATGCTCGAATATCATGTAAAATTCGAAAACGCATTGAGGATATGTGATCATCGACCTGTCAGACTTCACAAAGATCTTACGTTGGATTGGTCTCCGAATTTCCATTGTCCTGAACCAGAATACAAGTAAAAGTAACTATGGCTCCGTAAAGACAAGGTGTATAGAATCGATGCATCCGCGCTATTGAGATCCAAGTTGAGCGAAGAGGCATGGGCGATCGTACACCACATCATCAAACCTCGTACCACGCGCAGATGGATCAAACACACATGCGAGCAAGCAGACCAGTAGAtaatgaaagagaaagatataCATGTTGTTTAACTTCCCTGATTATTTACGCTTACATATGATAGTATAAGAGAAGTAAAGGAGtaagagaagggaagatgtaGAACTATACCCAGAAGTAAGAATATCGAAATGATATATGAGCTCAGAAGGATACCTGTAAAAAGAATAACATAAATGGAGAGATAGCGAAAACTAAGATTATTCAATATATTAGGATGAACTGAActgtttgttgttgttattgtttttttttttttcacAGTTCACTCCTTTTCGTAGTCATGGTCATCGACTTATTTACCTACTCTTGCGAGATCTCCAACGGGGATCAAGAAGTGAGAAGTATCTTTGGTGAGCAGACCTGCTAAAGCGGTGTACATGGCGACAAAAGCGGTGATCTGTGAAGGTTGCGGTCACGCCAAAGTCAGTGACGAGGTGAATATACTGTACAGGAGAAATCCACTTACAATACCGAAAGCACCACCTGCTTTGTGGGTCGTGGCTGATTCAGTGAATTCACCAGCGGCTCTGTTCGACCATTCAACATCGATAGATCAGCAGTCGCAGATGAAAAGTAGGATGGTTGGTGATGCTTCACTTACAAGAGCCAAAAGGTGatatccaagaagaagaacacGCCTACCAGAGCCATAGAAGATCGAAGACACGCGATAAGGAACAAGAAAGTGATGATACCCCATACGGCGAGGTAGAAACCCAATGCATTGGCGAGCATTCCTTTGTCGGTGTAGGCGGCGGTGACTTCGAATTGGGGAATGTAGAGTACTGAATGCAAAACGAAAGAGAGAGTTATTAGTTGTCGTTCCGGCAGAAAGGAATGATATGATTTCTCGATTGGgaatgcatgcatgatgGCAGTATGACTAACTCACCGGCAAAAGATAACCAGAAACCACCGTAAGATGAGAAAGCGGTAGCACCAAACGTATTACCACAAGCCCATTCTTCGATTCCGGCAATTAACTGAACCAACCCACCGTAACCTAGGGCCATACCTAGAATTACATTGGGTACCGTGACACCTCTAGCTGAGACGTTGATGAATGACAAGAGTAGGGTGGTACCGGCGAAACTGAATGGTAAAAAAGGAACAATGTCAGCGATGATATTCGCCAAGATATCATAAGGGGTATTTATAGAATAGAAAGGATGTCGGTGCGGTGCGGTGTGGTAGACTAAATTCCCGGTATTACGGTATGATTCCAAAAAGATCATGTGGGACTACAGAACAAacaaaggaaagaaggaaaaagaaggGAAACGTTGCGTTGAGATATAAATCCCATTTACAGTAGTGTTTTTGGAATCGATGAAAGCCAGAAGCAGGATTACTCACCCCAATAAACCCAATGGAGCAGGATTGGCAAACTTCCTGTGGAACACTGGGAAAGCAGGTTGACTGGTATCTACTGGATGACCACCTGGAGTGATGAACCTTGCCATGGGTCCTCCACCACCTGTATATCCAGGTGCGGCATTGTTGCCATTGTTACCGTTGGTGTAGGTGCCGTCGGTGACGTGGGAATCGTGTCCTGCGAGACCGTGTTCAGCAGCGATTTCGTTCTTGGTAGCCATATTGTGTGATTATTGATCGATATTTATTGATTATAGGAATAAGAAAAAGTAAAAAACAGTAGAAGATACAATTGGATTATTGAATTATGGATTGAAGTGGGGCTTTCAACCTAAAGTATGGAGCTTTGGAACTGGAATTGGATTTGGGATTGGGTTCTTTCTGTCAACCTACTAAAATCGAGAATAAACAAATCACGAATATCACACCTGTAAGTATAAATATTTTAAACGAGGTCTGACCGTACGATGCGGACCGGTCATTGGGTTATATGATGATAACCG
Coding sequences:
- a CDS encoding PHD finger-like domain-containing protein 5A: MCRRQPGIAIGRMCEKCDGKCPICDSYVRPMTIVRICDECSFGTAAGKCIICSSPAISDAYYCTECTRLEKDRDGCPRIINMGASRVDAFYERKKLGLEKGGGFKKG